The following proteins come from a genomic window of Synechococcus sp. NB0720_010:
- a CDS encoding AbrB family transcriptional regulator yields MLTGSDLLAKVKELGDVSKSDRVRSCGYVSTKKDGGERLNFTAFYEALLEAKGLSLGNDGVGRVKGGRKLSYTATVQGNGNLLVGKAYTAMLDLKPGDEFEIKLGRKQVRLIPVGGVDEEE; encoded by the coding sequence ATGCTCACCGGTTCTGACCTGCTCGCCAAAGTCAAGGAACTGGGCGATGTTTCCAAATCAGACCGCGTGCGCAGCTGCGGCTATGTCAGCACCAAGAAAGATGGCGGCGAGCGCCTCAACTTCACTGCCTTCTATGAAGCCTTGCTTGAAGCCAAAGGCTTGAGCCTGGGCAACGATGGCGTGGGCCGGGTCAAGGGTGGCCGCAAGCTCAGCTACACCGCCACCGTGCAAGGCAACGGCAACCTCCTCGTGGGCAAGGCTTACACCGCGATGCTCGACCTCAAGCCCGGCGATGAGTTTGAGATCAAGCTCGGCCGCAAGCAGGTGCGGCTGATCCCCGTGGGTGGTGTGGACGAGGAGGAGTGA
- a CDS encoding GTP-binding protein has product MTVVPASRLPVTVVTGFLGAGKSTLLRQLLVSSGLRLAVLVNEFGEVGIDGDLIRSCGFCPEDELDGRVVELANGCLCCTVQDEFLPVMQQLLQRADQLDGIVVETSGLALPVPLVQAFRWPEIRTKTRVTGVVTVVDGEALSGGSVVADPSALEAQRQADPSLDHLTDINALFDDQLEAADLVLMSRADCLSEEAVDRLRRRLSDQVRSGVSVLPMARGDVPAALLMGLDRPEHADDHHHDHDHDHDRDHDHDHDHDHDHDHDHHDHTHVAMESLAFQWQGVTSKAQLEALLPACITDQGLLRLKGRAWLPGKTHPLQIQAVGPRLECWFDSGSRLERPNDDGLELVALGLSLKGSALKDQLIAGLG; this is encoded by the coding sequence ATGACTGTGGTACCCGCATCACGCCTCCCGGTCACGGTGGTGACCGGGTTTCTTGGCGCCGGTAAATCGACACTGTTGCGTCAGCTTCTGGTCTCCAGTGGACTGCGGCTTGCCGTTCTGGTGAACGAGTTTGGTGAGGTAGGGATCGATGGCGATCTGATTCGCAGCTGCGGCTTTTGCCCTGAGGATGAGCTCGACGGACGGGTCGTTGAGCTGGCCAACGGTTGCCTCTGCTGCACCGTCCAGGACGAGTTTCTGCCGGTCATGCAGCAGTTGCTGCAGCGTGCTGACCAACTCGATGGAATCGTCGTCGAAACCAGTGGCCTCGCCCTGCCCGTGCCCCTGGTGCAGGCCTTCCGCTGGCCTGAGATTCGCACCAAGACCCGTGTGACGGGCGTGGTGACCGTTGTCGACGGTGAGGCACTGAGTGGCGGAAGTGTCGTTGCCGATCCCAGTGCCCTCGAGGCCCAACGACAGGCCGATCCAAGCCTGGATCACCTCACTGACATCAACGCGCTCTTCGACGATCAGCTCGAGGCCGCCGATCTCGTGCTGATGAGCCGGGCGGATTGCTTAAGCGAGGAGGCCGTCGACCGTCTCCGCCGCCGCTTGAGCGACCAGGTCCGCAGCGGCGTGTCTGTTCTGCCCATGGCCCGCGGCGACGTTCCAGCGGCTCTGCTGATGGGACTCGATCGCCCCGAACACGCCGACGATCATCACCACGACCACGACCACGATCACGATCGCGATCACGATCACGATCACGATCACGATCACGATCACGATCACGATCACCACGACCACACCCACGTGGCGATGGAATCGCTCGCCTTCCAGTGGCAGGGAGTGACCAGCAAAGCCCAGCTCGAAGCCCTGTTGCCGGCTTGCATTACAGACCAAGGCCTGCTGCGTCTCAAGGGACGGGCTTGGCTGCCTGGTAAAACCCACCCGCTGCAGATTCAGGCGGTTGGCCCGCGTCTGGAGTGTTGGTTTGACAGCGGTTCGCGGCTGGAGCGCCCCAACGACGACGGTCTGGAGCTTGTCGCCCTGGGCCTGTCCCTCAAGGGTTCAGCCCTGAAGGATCAGTTGATCGCCGGTTTGGGCTAG
- the arsB gene encoding ACR3 family arsenite efflux transporter, translated as MGIFERFLSLWVALAIASGVGLGAAFPGFAQALAELQVAGINLPIALLIWGMIYPMMLAVDFGSLNGLKRQPKGLIVTIVVNWLIKPLSMTAIAWLFMRGLFAAWIPGELADQYIAGMILLGVAPCTAMVFVWSRLSDGDPNYTLAQVAINDLIMVFAFAPIAALLLGVSKVLVPWDTLITAVGLFVVIPLAAGWLTRMLLRSDTRITRLEATLKPLAIVSLIATVLLLFMVQASAILGNPLAIALIAIPLIVQTYLIFWISAQWMRLWRQPHAIAAPGAMIGASNFFELAVAVAISLFGLNSGAALATVVGVLVEVPVMLSLVAIANRNARLFPF; from the coding sequence ATGGGCATCTTTGAGCGTTTTCTGAGCCTTTGGGTTGCCCTTGCGATTGCCTCCGGAGTGGGGCTTGGCGCAGCTTTCCCCGGGTTCGCTCAGGCGCTCGCAGAGCTTCAGGTTGCGGGCATCAATCTGCCGATTGCTCTGTTGATCTGGGGCATGATTTATCCGATGATGCTGGCGGTCGATTTCGGCTCCCTGAACGGGCTCAAGCGTCAGCCCAAGGGATTAATCGTCACGATTGTGGTGAACTGGCTGATCAAACCGCTGTCGATGACGGCGATCGCCTGGCTGTTTATGCGTGGCCTTTTCGCGGCCTGGATTCCAGGGGAGCTGGCTGATCAATACATCGCCGGAATGATCCTGCTTGGCGTGGCACCGTGCACGGCGATGGTGTTTGTGTGGAGCCGCCTGAGCGATGGAGACCCGAACTACACCCTGGCTCAGGTCGCCATCAATGATCTGATCATGGTGTTTGCCTTCGCACCAATTGCCGCTCTGCTACTTGGCGTCAGCAAGGTTCTGGTGCCATGGGACACGCTGATCACCGCTGTCGGCCTGTTCGTCGTGATCCCCCTAGCGGCAGGTTGGCTCACTCGGATGTTGCTGCGCTCCGACACGCGGATCACACGCTTGGAGGCAACACTCAAACCCCTTGCAATCGTGAGCCTGATCGCCACCGTCCTACTGCTGTTCATGGTTCAAGCCAGCGCGATCCTGGGCAATCCGCTGGCGATCGCCCTGATCGCCATTCCTCTGATCGTGCAGACCTATCTGATCTTCTGGATCAGCGCCCAGTGGATGCGCTTGTGGCGCCAACCCCATGCGATCGCAGCGCCTGGAGCGATGATCGGCGCCTCTAACTTCTTTGAGCTGGCCGTGGCCGTAGCGATCAGCCTCTTCGGCCTCAACTCTGGTGCTGCTCTGGCCACCGTGGTCGGTGTTCTGGTGGAGGTTCCGGTGATGCTCTCGCTGGTGGCGATCGCCAATCGCAACGCACGATTGTTCCCCTTTTAG
- a CDS encoding DUF3828 domain-containing protein, whose protein sequence is MQAFRQVLPFLACVALAPSSALACSCSPAIETPITQLYRWQIGRQDTPGRPELKSIQNLLSPALYQDLSAAYQLNPGEGRGYLDFDPFSGTQVYTHNVLVVGCSGDSADVAVFTGLKGRLSETPQRLSLQMQQTADGSWVVGDVSYPSGFQLSSFLSGLLKQ, encoded by the coding sequence ATGCAGGCATTCCGACAGGTCTTGCCGTTCTTGGCCTGCGTGGCGCTGGCGCCTTCCAGCGCACTGGCCTGCAGCTGCTCACCGGCCATCGAGACGCCCATCACTCAGCTGTATCGCTGGCAAATCGGACGGCAGGACACACCGGGGCGCCCTGAGCTGAAGTCCATCCAAAACCTTCTCAGCCCAGCGTTGTACCAGGACTTGAGCGCTGCCTATCAGCTCAACCCAGGTGAGGGGCGTGGCTATTTGGATTTCGATCCCTTCAGTGGCACGCAGGTTTACACCCACAACGTGCTCGTGGTGGGCTGCAGCGGCGACAGTGCCGATGTCGCGGTGTTTACGGGTCTGAAAGGACGTCTCTCCGAGACTCCACAACGGCTCTCTCTGCAGATGCAGCAGACCGCCGATGGATCATGGGTGGTGGGTGATGTCAGCTACCCCAGTGGGTTCCAGCTGAGCAGTTTTCTCTCTGGCTTGTTGAAGCAGTGA
- the purS gene encoding phosphoribosylformylglycinamidine synthase subunit PurS, giving the protein MPVFSARVLVSLRPSVLDPAGEATRAAASRLGVDGIGKLRIGKAVEVELEAPDAQTARQQLELLSDRLLANPVIEDWTLELKDDPSAGA; this is encoded by the coding sequence GTGCCCGTCTTCTCTGCCCGTGTGTTGGTCTCCCTGAGGCCCTCCGTGCTCGATCCCGCTGGTGAAGCCACCCGAGCCGCCGCCTCACGCCTGGGTGTCGATGGCATCGGCAAATTGCGGATCGGTAAGGCCGTGGAGGTGGAGCTTGAGGCTCCTGACGCCCAGACCGCCCGTCAGCAGTTGGAGCTGTTGAGTGACCGGTTGTTGGCCAATCCCGTGATCGAGGACTGGACCCTCGAGCTCAAGGACGACCCCAGCGCTGGAGCCTGA
- a CDS encoding alpha/beta family hydrolase, with product MTRDDGARLINGPETANTTLLLAHGAGAPMDSPWMNTVAEGIGNCGVRVVRFEFPYMQRSRELGRRCGPDRLPKLLDAYREEVIREQQRQEGANLFIAGKSLGGRIASLLIDTLSDVQGCLCLGYPFHPPGQPESLRTDHLEVMHSPCLILQGERDSFGRREEVERYPLAASVELTWLQSGDHSFKPTKASGLTESDNLQAAIDHCQNFMTHHQRG from the coding sequence ATGACCCGTGACGATGGAGCGAGGCTGATCAATGGACCCGAGACGGCCAACACCACACTCCTTCTTGCCCACGGTGCAGGCGCACCGATGGATAGCCCCTGGATGAACACCGTGGCCGAAGGCATCGGCAATTGCGGTGTTCGGGTGGTGCGCTTCGAGTTCCCCTACATGCAGCGAAGTCGGGAGCTGGGTCGACGTTGTGGACCAGATCGACTCCCCAAACTCCTTGATGCCTACCGCGAGGAGGTGATCCGCGAACAACAGCGGCAAGAGGGCGCCAATCTGTTCATCGCTGGGAAGTCCCTCGGAGGGCGCATCGCCAGCCTGCTCATCGACACGCTGAGCGACGTCCAGGGTTGCCTGTGCCTTGGCTATCCCTTCCATCCCCCAGGACAACCAGAGTCATTGCGCACCGACCATCTCGAGGTCATGCACTCCCCGTGCCTCATTCTCCAGGGGGAACGGGACAGCTTTGGACGCCGTGAGGAAGTGGAGCGCTATCCACTGGCCGCGTCGGTGGAGTTGACCTGGTTGCAGAGCGGAGATCACAGCTTTAAGCCCACCAAGGCCTCCGGACTCACTGAGTCAGACAACTTGCAGGCCGCCATCGACCACTGTCAGAACTTCATGACCCATCACCAGCGCGGGTAG
- a CDS encoding C39 family peptidase has product MRTWGLLQDSLTPEQLELFAAHFRGGRTPGLIQLPVPYLSQNDSATDQGHRMCFSSSCAMAAAFLKPGAMQGSGQLDDQYLSLAQRHGDTTDASAQVKALQSLGLQARFRTDGSIDHLIEQLQRGIPCPVGWLHKGPVSAPSGGGHWSLVIGWDPAKRQLLMHDPNGEADLVNGGYVTTAIGSGTAQRYSERNWGRRWMVEGAGTGWWIQLNSVT; this is encoded by the coding sequence GTGAGGACTTGGGGCCTGCTGCAGGACAGCCTCACACCAGAGCAGCTGGAGCTGTTCGCCGCACACTTTCGAGGCGGGCGGACACCAGGGCTAATCCAGTTGCCCGTTCCGTACCTGAGCCAGAACGACAGCGCCACCGATCAGGGCCATCGGATGTGTTTCTCCTCGAGTTGCGCCATGGCCGCTGCCTTCTTGAAACCCGGCGCCATGCAAGGCTCCGGCCAGCTGGATGATCAATACCTGTCCTTGGCGCAACGCCACGGCGACACCACTGACGCCAGCGCTCAGGTGAAAGCGCTGCAGAGCCTGGGGCTACAGGCGCGGTTCAGAACGGATGGCTCCATCGACCACCTGATCGAGCAGTTGCAGCGAGGGATTCCTTGCCCGGTGGGTTGGCTGCACAAAGGACCTGTCTCTGCGCCCTCCGGTGGTGGCCACTGGAGCCTGGTGATCGGCTGGGATCCAGCCAAGCGCCAGCTCCTGATGCATGACCCCAATGGGGAAGCCGATCTCGTCAACGGTGGTTATGTGACGACCGCAATTGGGAGCGGAACTGCCCAGCGCTACTCCGAGCGCAACTGGGGGCGCCGCTGGATGGTGGAGGGAGCCGGAACCGGCTGGTGGATACAACTAAACAGCGTGACCTGA
- a CDS encoding LD-carboxypeptidase, which translates to MKPWRRRELLLGALAAAVPLAVRSRAATQRGPAPLKPGARIAALAPGTWLEREDPTLELLRRRCRQEGWRLLTPPELLGQWRWFSGTDEQRASSLRQAWLDPSIDALFLVGAGWGSARVLEQGWSIPATPRWCVGFSDCSAVLLAQLAAGSCGGVHGWFGGSDLQWERLSSLLKGRPVASLQGRRLRPGIARGALVVSNLTIATSLIGTPWLPALRDKILVLEDTGEAPYRVDRQLTQWRSSGLLDGVRGIGLGRFSWAEDDVLPGDFSMEEILEERLGNLGIPLVHQLPVGHGRPNMALPLGVPAQLDGATGELSLAAPD; encoded by the coding sequence ATGAAACCCTGGCGCCGCCGTGAGCTGCTCCTTGGGGCACTAGCGGCAGCGGTTCCCCTGGCTGTCCGCTCCCGAGCAGCGACGCAGCGCGGCCCGGCACCGTTGAAGCCGGGAGCACGGATTGCAGCGCTCGCACCAGGCACCTGGCTTGAGCGAGAGGATCCGACGTTGGAGCTCCTGCGGCGGCGCTGCCGGCAGGAGGGTTGGAGGCTTCTCACTCCGCCTGAACTCTTGGGCCAGTGGCGTTGGTTCTCCGGGACGGATGAGCAGCGCGCCTCCTCCCTGCGGCAGGCCTGGCTCGATCCCTCCATTGATGCACTGTTCTTGGTCGGGGCGGGCTGGGGTAGTGCACGCGTGCTCGAGCAGGGCTGGTCCATCCCGGCCACCCCACGCTGGTGTGTTGGGTTTTCAGATTGCTCAGCGGTTCTCCTCGCCCAACTCGCCGCAGGCAGTTGCGGTGGGGTGCATGGCTGGTTTGGCGGATCGGACCTTCAGTGGGAACGCCTGTCTTCTCTGCTCAAGGGGAGGCCTGTGGCATCCCTTCAGGGCCGGCGTCTACGGCCAGGCATCGCCCGCGGAGCACTGGTGGTGAGCAACCTCACCATTGCCACGAGCTTGATCGGTACGCCTTGGCTTCCCGCCCTGCGGGACAAGATCTTGGTGCTGGAGGACACCGGTGAAGCTCCCTATCGCGTCGATCGGCAGCTCACGCAGTGGCGCAGCTCAGGGTTGCTCGATGGTGTGCGGGGGATTGGCCTAGGGCGCTTCAGCTGGGCTGAGGACGATGTCTTGCCAGGGGACTTCTCAATGGAGGAGATCCTCGAGGAGCGGCTCGGCAACTTGGGTATCCCGCTGGTGCATCAGCTACCAGTCGGCCACGGGCGGCCCAACATGGCACTTCCCCTCGGCGTTCCAGCGCAGTTGGACGGTGCGACAGGGGAACTGAGCCTGGCAGCCCCTGATTGA
- a CDS encoding peroxiredoxin has translation MSRLVGLQAPDFTATAVVDQEFKEVTLSSYRGKYVVLFFYPLDFTFVCPTEITAFSDRYSEFSSRNCEVLGVSVDSQFSHLAWVQTDRKNGGLGDIAYPLVADLKKDIARSYEVLDEEAGVALRGLFIIDPDGVIMQSTINNLPVGRSVDETLRLLQAFQHIRNHPDEVCPANWTPGEKTMNPDPVKSKEFFAAVN, from the coding sequence ATGTCGAGGCTCGTCGGTCTTCAGGCTCCTGACTTCACCGCCACTGCAGTGGTCGATCAGGAATTCAAGGAGGTGACCCTCTCCTCATACCGCGGCAAGTACGTGGTGCTGTTCTTCTATCCCCTGGATTTCACCTTCGTCTGCCCGACGGAGATCACGGCCTTCTCCGATCGCTACAGCGAGTTCTCCAGCCGTAACTGTGAAGTACTGGGCGTCTCCGTGGACAGCCAGTTCTCCCACCTCGCCTGGGTGCAGACCGACCGTAAGAACGGTGGTCTCGGCGACATTGCCTATCCCCTGGTCGCTGACCTGAAGAAGGACATCGCCCGTTCCTACGAGGTGCTGGACGAGGAAGCCGGTGTGGCCCTGCGCGGTCTGTTCATCATCGATCCCGATGGTGTGATCATGCAGAGCACCATCAACAACCTGCCCGTCGGCCGCAGCGTTGACGAGACCCTGCGTCTGCTCCAGGCCTTCCAGCACATCCGCAACCACCCCGACGAGGTCTGCCCCGCCAACTGGACCCCTGGCGAGAAGACCATGAACCCCGATCCCGTGAAGAGCAAGGAGTTCTTCGCTGCTGTGAACTGA
- the purQ gene encoding phosphoribosylformylglycinamidine synthase subunit PurQ — protein sequence MTLGVVVFPGSNCDRDVQWAAQGCLGIETRFLWHEERDLSGLDAVVIPGGFSYGDYLRCGAIARFAPVLEEVAAFAKRGGRVLGICNGFQVLTEMGLLPGALTRNQKLHFICEPTDLRVEPGQCSWLQGYSSGEVVNFPIAHGEGRYQAAPDDLKALEDQGQVVLRYCRNPNGSVADVAGLTNAQGNVLGLMPHPERACDPATGGVDGRRLLASLLG from the coding sequence ATGACCCTTGGTGTCGTCGTTTTTCCTGGCTCCAACTGTGACCGGGATGTCCAGTGGGCAGCCCAGGGCTGCTTGGGGATCGAAACCCGCTTCCTTTGGCATGAGGAGCGGGATCTGAGTGGTCTTGATGCCGTGGTGATTCCAGGCGGATTCAGCTACGGCGATTACCTGCGCTGCGGAGCTATTGCGCGCTTCGCCCCTGTGCTGGAGGAAGTCGCGGCCTTCGCGAAGCGCGGCGGTCGCGTGCTGGGAATCTGCAATGGCTTCCAGGTGCTGACCGAGATGGGCCTCTTGCCAGGCGCCCTGACCCGTAACCAGAAACTCCACTTCATCTGCGAGCCCACGGATCTTCGCGTTGAGCCGGGTCAGTGCAGCTGGCTTCAGGGCTACAGCAGCGGCGAGGTGGTGAATTTCCCTATCGCCCATGGAGAGGGGCGCTACCAGGCCGCTCCCGATGATCTCAAGGCCCTTGAGGACCAAGGCCAGGTGGTGTTGCGCTACTGCCGCAATCCCAACGGCTCTGTCGCCGACGTGGCTGGACTGACCAATGCCCAGGGCAATGTGCTCGGCCTGATGCCCCACCCCGAACGGGCCTGTGACCCAGCGACCGGTGGGGTCGATGGACGCCGTCTGTTGGCCAGCCTGTTGGGATGA
- the rpaB gene encoding response regulator transcription factor RpaB: MTEATTTAPLKILVADDEENIRRILETRLVMLGHEVTLAENGAQALEHFRASEPDVVVLDVMMPELDGFAVTERIRAQSEVPIILLTALGDVADRITGLQLGADDYMVKPFSPKELEARIRCVMRRVSSVQANGVAGPGRTAHVVVVGDLSIDFNKRQAHRGDERIRLTGMEFNLLELLLSRSGEPISRLDMLEKVWGYKPERSSDSRVVDVHISRLRAKLEDDPENPELILTARGLGYMFQRIPQALETLSA; encoded by the coding sequence ATGACTGAAGCGACGACGACCGCTCCCCTCAAGATCCTGGTCGCAGATGACGAAGAGAACATTCGTCGAATCCTTGAGACCCGCCTGGTGATGCTTGGTCACGAGGTGACCCTTGCCGAGAACGGAGCCCAGGCACTCGAGCATTTCCGCGCATCAGAACCGGATGTCGTGGTTCTCGACGTGATGATGCCGGAGCTCGACGGTTTTGCCGTGACCGAGCGCATTCGTGCCCAGTCGGAGGTCCCGATCATCCTGTTGACCGCCCTCGGCGATGTGGCAGACCGGATCACGGGTCTGCAGCTTGGCGCCGACGACTACATGGTGAAACCTTTCAGCCCGAAGGAGCTGGAGGCGCGAATTCGCTGCGTCATGCGGCGCGTCAGCTCTGTTCAGGCCAATGGGGTGGCCGGGCCCGGCCGCACGGCCCATGTGGTGGTCGTGGGTGACCTCAGCATCGACTTCAACAAGCGTCAGGCCCATCGGGGCGATGAGCGCATCCGACTGACCGGCATGGAGTTCAACCTGCTGGAGCTTCTGCTTAGCCGGTCTGGCGAACCGATCAGTCGCCTGGACATGCTGGAGAAGGTCTGGGGCTATAAGCCCGAGCGCTCCTCCGACAGCCGAGTGGTGGATGTGCACATCTCCCGGCTGCGGGCCAAGCTCGAGGATGATCCCGAAAACCCGGAACTGATTCTCACCGCTCGGGGCTTGGGCTACATGTTCCAGCGCATTCCCCAGGCGCTCGAGACCCTCAGCGCGTAA